The Terriglobales bacterium DNA window GCCAAAACTGTTCGTCTCATTCAAGTCACTCCTTGCAATCCGTATTTGTCGGCTCGCAAGGTGTGAAGAGCACGTGCTGTTCCCAACCAGAATGGCGGGCTAATGCGTTAGATAAGCACAACTTAGTCAGACGCTTCTGCTGATGAGGAGCTGGAATCGCCCGCCAGACGGCAGACCTGACCAAATAAGGGCAATGATTAGGGCAGCGGTGGGAACGTCAACTAGTCCGATCGGCTGATCCCGAGTCGGCGCATCTTGTTCTGCAGCGTCGTACGCCTGAGGCCGAGGCGCTCGGCCGCCCCACCCTTTCCAGAGATTTTCCCCGACGTTGCTTTCAGCGCCTCAAGTATGGTTTGGCGCTCGGTGTCATGGAATGACGATCCCGCGTTATGGGATTGGGGTGTCGATCTCTTCAGGTCTTCGATGGGTACCTTAAGTTCATCGCTCTGCGTAAGGATGACCGCACGCTCAATGAAGTTTTCAAGTTCGCGGACATTCCCCGGCCACGGTGCATTCGCGAGCGCTTCCATCGCATGCTTTGGAATTGTTTTGATGCGCTTCTGCATTCGCCGTGACAAGCGCGAAACGAAGTAGTGCACGAGCAGTGGAATGTCTTCCCGTCTCTCGCGCAGCGGCGGTATTTCTATCGGGAAGACGTTCAGGCGGTAAAACAGATCTTCTCGGAACTGATTGTTTCTGATCATGGTCGGCAGATCGCGGTGCGTCGCGGCGATAAGGCGAACGTCAACGTGAATTGTCTTCGTACTGCCGAGGCGCTCAAACTCCTGCTCCTGCAGGGCGCGCAGCAGTTTTGGTTGGAGGTCCAGCGTGATGTCCCCGATCTCATCGAGAAAAAAGGTACCTTTGTCCGCAAGTTCAAATCGTCCGCGCTTCTGCATTAGGGCGCCTGTAAACGCGCCTCTTTCGTGCCCGAACAGCTCGCTCTCTATCAGACCCGACGGAATGGCAGCACAATTCAGGCGAACAAAAGTTCGGTCTTTTCTCGGGCTCAGGCTGTGCACGGCACGCGCGATCAGCTCCTTGCCCGTACCGGTTTCGCCGTGCAGGAGTACCGTCGAATCCGTGGGAGCCACAATCGCAATTTGATCGAGCACCTTCCGAAGAGCGGGACTCTTGCCGACGATGTCTTCGAAGTTGTATTCGGACCGAATTTCCGATTCGAGGTAGAGCCGCTCCTCCTCTAGGCGATTCTTAGAAGCAGTCAGTTGGCCGTATGCAAGCGCATTATCCAGGGCAAGTGAGATTTGCGTGCTGATCTGAGAAAGCAGATCAAGATCCGCTACCCCGAAACTATTCGGCCGTCTGCTCCCCATCGTGATGACTCCGAGTGGACCGTTGGCTGTGGCTAAAGGAGCGATGGCGAGCGACTCTATTGACTCGGCCCGCAGAGGCTCGCTAAACATCGATGGGAGCTTTCCAATCTCATCGAGCGACCACAACTCAGGTTTCCGCGCACGTAACTTCTCAAAATCAGCGTCGCTAACTTCCGAAACGGGAAGATCAGTCAGGAAGCCTTTACCTCCCGGAAAGTCGAGGACAGCGCATTCCAGGTATCGTGATTGTCTGTCGACCAGCCAGAATCCAGTGAAGTCGTTCCCAAAGTACTTCCGTATCGAAGCCGAAGCGGAGCGGAACAGTTCATTGATCTCCAACTTTGAGATCACATAGTTGTTGATGTCGAGCAAGAGCTTGAGGCGATCCCGTTCCTCCGCCAACTCGCGTTGGTATGACTCTGCCGCGTCCGTTGCTAGAGCGCTCTCAAGTGCCACCGCTACGTGCGATGCAACGGAGGTCATCAGCTCGAAACTGTCTGCCGTAAATTCCTCTCGCTTGCGACTCGCAAATACGAGTGCCCCGAGTTTCTTTCTGGAAGTTGAAATCGGAAAGATATAGGCGCTGTGCTCTGGACTCAAAGATACTCGCGACGCCAACTCCGGGACCTTTCGCAACTCACTCTGCGCATCAGGAATATTAACCGGAGATTGTGTCGCGATGGCCCTCTCCAAAGCAGTCCCTGCGATTGTCACTTCCATCCCGATTTCAAAGCTGGGAAATTCAGGTCCCTGATCAAAAGCGTAAAGTCGCACTGCCTTCTCCGCCGCATCGAGCAAGAGCAAACTGGCTGACTCAAATACAGCCACCGTACATAACAATTGGCGCAGGCTGCGTAGGATCGCTTCGAGATTGGGCTGCTTCGCGATCGCGGCAGAAACATCGAGCAGGGTCCTATACCTGCTTTCTGCCTTCTCCTTTGCTTCGCGCGCGTTGGCTGACATGTGCTTACGTTAACATTCTCGCTCGGGGCCTGTCAGCGTCGGACGTGTGCAGGCTGGGTTCCTATTCGGTGACAGCGACGGACACTGGCGAGGAAGATCAACCTTCCGCAGCACCAAGGACAGATCTAACGGTGCGACTCGCATATCTTTCCCCATTTAGAATTGAATCTACGGCTCTCAGTAATTCGCCACCTGCATTCATCTTCACAACGTATCCTGAAGCACCAAGGCGGCATGCCTCCCGAACAACATCAGGCTCGAATTCCTGCGTTAAGAAGAGTATGCGTGAAAATGGGGTGATCTGGCGTATTTGACGAGCCGCATCAATTCCACTGAGTGTAGGAAGTCCGATGTCGAGGAAGACCAAGTCCGGTCGCAGCTCCGTACATTTCCGAACTGCATCCAGACCGTCCCCCGTCTCTGCAACAATGCGCAGGTGAGCCATTGGTTGCAGGATGTCAACAATAAACCGCCGGAAGGGCTCGAAATCTTCCGCTATTACC harbors:
- a CDS encoding response regulator transcription factor codes for the protein MAQRGKLMPEKNVTVRAVIAEDFEPFRRFIVDILQPMAHLRIVAETGDGLDAVRKCTELRPDLVFLDIGLPTLSGIDAARQIRQITPFSRILFLTQEFEPDVVREACRLGASGYVVKMNAGGELLRAVDSILNGERYASRTVRSVLGAAEG
- a CDS encoding sigma 54-interacting transcriptional regulator — protein: MSANAREAKEKAESRYRTLLDVSAAIAKQPNLEAILRSLRQLLCTVAVFESASLLLLDAAEKAVRLYAFDQGPEFPSFEIGMEVTIAGTALERAIATQSPVNIPDAQSELRKVPELASRVSLSPEHSAYIFPISTSRKKLGALVFASRKREEFTADSFELMTSVASHVAVALESALATDAAESYQRELAEERDRLKLLLDINNYVISKLEINELFRSASASIRKYFGNDFTGFWLVDRQSRYLECAVLDFPGGKGFLTDLPVSEVSDADFEKLRARKPELWSLDEIGKLPSMFSEPLRAESIESLAIAPLATANGPLGVITMGSRRPNSFGVADLDLLSQISTQISLALDNALAYGQLTASKNRLEEERLYLESEIRSEYNFEDIVGKSPALRKVLDQIAIVAPTDSTVLLHGETGTGKELIARAVHSLSPRKDRTFVRLNCAAIPSGLIESELFGHERGAFTGALMQKRGRFELADKGTFFLDEIGDITLDLQPKLLRALQEQEFERLGSTKTIHVDVRLIAATHRDLPTMIRNNQFREDLFYRLNVFPIEIPPLRERREDIPLLVHYFVSRLSRRMQKRIKTIPKHAMEALANAPWPGNVRELENFIERAVILTQSDELKVPIEDLKRSTPQSHNAGSSFHDTERQTILEALKATSGKISGKGGAAERLGLRRTTLQNKMRRLGISRSD